One window from the genome of Bacteroidota bacterium encodes:
- a CDS encoding T9SS type A sorting domain-containing protein: MKNLILSFFLLTIIFSSNVQAQEKNKEPLEKSGDSYIPNEFNRMKTSPPKGLFKIKNRSSSSSSITTYQVNVNNAGLNIVGDAANEPSIAINPINPNQIVIGWRQFDNVTSNFRQAGWAYSSDAGLTWTFPGSIEPGVFRSDPVLDCDLSGNFYYNSLTIDSANTFLCKIFKSTDGGVTWDTGVDAGGGDKEWMIIDKTSGPGNGNIYSTWSQFSSSCAPGSFTRSTTAGTSFENCTEVLNQPQLGTMIVGNSGEVYICGQDIVNNAGIAIAKSTNAQVPGSLITWNPVVVVFMDGIIQSGGINPVGLIGQGNIDVDRSNGVGQDNIYLLATMMRTSNFDPGDVMFAKSSDGALTWSSPVKLNDDTLTTNTQWLGTLSVAPNGRIDVIWLDTRDNPGSDSSALYYSYSNDQGTTWSIDEKLSDSFDPHVGYPNQDKMGDYFHMISDNTGAHLAWVNTLNGEQDIYYSHIAPQVATGVSTLLNEINFFISPNPTTSGHISVKCDFKISHFEILSVQGKRIISLPINTSMKDLDISSLPNGIYILKVFTPEGQTAIRKLIKQ, translated from the coding sequence ATGAAAAATCTGATCCTATCATTTTTTCTTCTTACAATTATTTTTTCATCAAATGTACAAGCACAGGAAAAAAATAAAGAACCCTTGGAAAAATCCGGCGATTCGTACATTCCTAATGAATTCAATAGAATGAAAACATCTCCACCAAAGGGATTATTCAAAATAAAAAACCGTAGTTCGTCGTCAAGTAGTATTACAACCTATCAAGTTAATGTAAATAACGCCGGATTAAATATTGTTGGTGATGCAGCAAACGAACCTAGTATTGCAATCAATCCAATCAATCCAAACCAGATAGTTATAGGATGGCGACAGTTTGATAATGTAACAAGCAATTTCAGACAAGCCGGTTGGGCTTATTCTTCCGATGCCGGTCTGACGTGGACGTTTCCCGGTTCTATTGAGCCGGGAGTATTTCGTTCTGATCCGGTTTTAGACTGCGATCTATCAGGCAACTTTTATTATAACAGTCTTACGATAGACAGTGCAAATACATTTCTCTGCAAGATTTTTAAAAGTACTGATGGTGGTGTAACATGGGATACCGGAGTAGACGCCGGTGGTGGCGATAAAGAATGGATGATCATTGACAAAACTTCCGGTCCGGGAAACGGAAATATTTATTCTACATGGTCACAATTTTCAAGTTCATGTGCACCCGGATCTTTTACAAGATCAACAACTGCCGGAACAAGTTTCGAAAATTGCACGGAAGTTTTGAATCAGCCACAATTAGGTACAATGATAGTTGGAAATTCCGGTGAAGTGTATATCTGCGGTCAGGATATAGTCAACAATGCCGGAATTGCAATTGCCAAATCAACAAACGCTCAAGTACCGGGTTCATTGATTACATGGAATCCAGTGGTAGTTGTTTTTATGGATGGCATAATTCAATCCGGTGGAATTAATCCTGTTGGTTTAATCGGGCAAGGAAACATAGATGTTGATCGGTCAAATGGTGTCGGACAGGATAATATATATTTACTTGCCACAATGATGCGGACTTCAAATTTTGATCCGGGTGATGTAATGTTTGCAAAGAGTAGTGATGGCGCTTTGACATGGAGCTCTCCTGTCAAATTAAACGACGATACATTAACAACAAATACTCAGTGGCTTGGTACACTTTCCGTAGCTCCGAATGGAAGAATTGATGTTATCTGGCTTGATACACGTGATAATCCGGGGTCCGACTCATCAGCTCTTTATTATTCATATTCCAATGATCAGGGTACGACATGGTCGATTGATGAAAAATTATCTGACTCATTTGATCCACATGTTGGTTATCCAAATCAGGATAAGATGGGCGATTATTTCCATATGATCTCTGATAATACGGGTGCGCATCTTGCCTGGGTCAATACCTTGAATGGTGAACAAGATATTTATTACAGCCATATCGCTCCTCAAGTCGCAACAGGAGTAAGTACTCTGCTAAACGAAATAAACTTTTTCATTTCGCCGAATCCCACAACATCCGGTCACATTTCGGTAAAGTGCGATTTCAAAATTAGTCATTTTGAAATTCTTTCTGTTCAGGGGAAAAGAATAATTTCTCTTCCTATAAATACTTCTATGAAAGACCTGGATATATCATCATTACCAAATGGAATTTACATTCTCAAGGTCTTCACACCTGAAGGTCAGACTGCTATCAGGAAATTGATTAAACAATGA
- a CDS encoding inorganic diphosphatase — protein MTFHPWHNVSFGEKAPDIVTALIEIPMGSKAKYEIDKVSGMLKLDRVLFSSVYYPANYGFIPQTLGDDHDPLDILVLSQIEIQPLCLVKARVIGVMRMIDNNEGDDKIIAVAENDMSVNHIKDIAELPAHFIVELKNFFENYTKLENKKVLIEGFQSIEKAKEIILRSIAFYKETFEKSK, from the coding sequence ATGACCTTCCACCCCTGGCACAACGTCTCCTTCGGAGAAAAAGCTCCCGACATAGTAACCGCTCTCATTGAAATCCCAATGGGCAGCAAAGCAAAATACGAAATCGATAAAGTTTCAGGAATGCTTAAGCTTGACCGGGTACTATTTTCTTCGGTTTATTATCCGGCGAACTATGGTTTCATTCCGCAGACTTTGGGTGATGATCACGATCCGCTCGACATACTTGTGTTATCTCAGATCGAAATCCAACCGCTTTGTCTTGTAAAAGCAAGAGTCATTGGTGTAATGAGGATGATCGATAACAACGAAGGCGACGATAAGATCATTGCAGTTGCAGAAAATGATATGAGTGTGAATCACATCAAAGATATTGCAGAATTACCGGCGCATTTTATTGTTGAGCTGAAAAACTTTTTTGAAAACTATACAAAGCTTGAAAATAAAAAAGTACTTATCGAAGGATTTCAAAGTATTGAAAAAGCGAAAGAAATTATTTTGAGGTCAATTGCATTTTATAAGGAGACTTTTGAAAAGTCTAAATAG
- a CDS encoding superoxide dismutase, translating into MESSRRDFLKKGSLLAVAGIGSQILGSSIAKAASALTDEEEYSTFSLGPLPYSYDALEPHIDKQTMEIHYTKHHQAYVNNLNAAMKADKIKSTLTDLMKNTSKYSAAVRNNAGGHWNHTFFWETISPSAGGSPKNVEFSTALSNSFGSFEDFVARFEETASKRFGSGWAWLIQTADRKLVITSTPNQDNPLMDVATEKGAPILGLDVWEHAYYLKYQNRRADYVKAWWNLVNWDKATQRYLGI; encoded by the coding sequence ATGGAATCTTCACGTCGCGATTTTTTAAAGAAAGGCTCATTGCTGGCAGTAGCAGGAATAGGCTCACAAATCTTAGGATCATCAATTGCAAAAGCAGCAAGTGCATTGACCGATGAAGAAGAATACAGCACATTTTCACTTGGGCCATTACCTTATTCGTATGATGCTTTAGAGCCTCACATCGACAAACAAACGATGGAGATTCATTATACGAAACATCATCAGGCATATGTGAATAATCTTAATGCAGCTATGAAGGCTGATAAGATCAAATCTACATTAACTGATCTGATGAAGAACACTTCGAAATACAGTGCTGCTGTAAGAAACAATGCAGGCGGACATTGGAATCACACTTTTTTCTGGGAAACAATTTCACCTTCAGCAGGTGGTAGTCCGAAGAATGTAGAATTCTCTACTGCACTTTCAAATTCATTCGGATCATTTGAAGATTTTGTTGCCCGCTTTGAGGAAACTGCATCAAAGCGGTTTGGGTCAGGATGGGCATGGTTAATTCAGACTGCAGATCGAAAACTGGTTATTACTTCCACACCTAATCAGGACAATCCGTTGATGGATGTAGCAACAGAAAAGGGTGCGCCAATTCTGGGACTTGATGTCTGGGAACATGCTTATTACCTTAAGTATCAGAACCGTAGAGCAGATTATGTAAAAGCCTGGTGGAATCTTGTGAATTGGGATAAGGCAACGCAGCGGTATCTAGGAATATAA
- a CDS encoding DUF2798 domain-containing protein — MPSSKDIKFSALMSLVTTFIVTFVLVSINVGYNELFMFIWMRSWLVAFVLVGLAILFLAPVIRNYLNRP; from the coding sequence ATGCCATCATCAAAAGATATAAAATTCTCTGCTCTGATGAGTCTTGTTACAACATTCATTGTAACATTTGTTTTAGTCTCAATCAATGTTGGGTACAATGAACTTTTCATGTTTATCTGGATGCGTTCCTGGTTAGTAGCATTTGTCCTGGTTGGACTTGCTATCTTATTTCTTGCACCTGTGATCCGGAACTATTTGAATAGACCTTAG
- a CDS encoding GIY-YIG nuclease family protein: protein MYIIYCKTADIFYVGSTDDYERRLVEHNNHEKNKFTSKFDFWELKLVLAFNSKDEVLLPL, encoded by the coding sequence GTGTACATCATTTACTGCAAAACTGCCGATATTTTTTATGTCGGTTCAACAGATGATTATGAACGTCGATTAGTTGAACACAACAATCATGAAAAAAATAAATTCACTTCAAAATTTGATTTCTGGGAACTCAAATTGGTACTTGCTTTTAATTCAAAGGATGAAGTTCTTTTACCTCTCTAA
- a CDS encoding nucleotidyl transferase AbiEii/AbiGii toxin family protein — translation MPIDYLHNHKEFANLLSILETETGIIPQLIEKDYWIMHVLYGLKQQGFEFELKGGTSLSKGYKIIDRFSEDIDIYIKPSSNLTVETNPKKTKPSHVLSRKDYYDWLASNIKIDGIVSVERDEAFDNKKTYNSGGIRLIYPRVTAPVSGMKDGILLELGFDTVTPNNPLTISSWAFDKANETKAVEIKDNRAIDVLCYSPSYTFVEKLQTIVTKFRKEEQGGEELPNLMRQYYDVFSLLGIDEVQKFIGTPEYLENKAARLSNADLKVPLHENEAFKLSNAELRSKFIQRYKSTSKLYYNGQPEFETLLTRIHEFLDKF, via the coding sequence ATGCCTATTGATTATTTGCATAATCACAAAGAGTTTGCAAACCTGTTAAGTATTCTTGAAACAGAAACAGGAATTATTCCGCAACTAATCGAGAAAGACTATTGGATAATGCATGTGCTGTACGGCCTCAAGCAACAAGGCTTTGAGTTTGAATTAAAAGGAGGCACATCGCTTTCCAAAGGATATAAAATCATTGATCGATTTTCGGAAGACATTGACATTTATATCAAACCTTCTTCAAACTTAACAGTTGAAACAAACCCAAAGAAGACAAAACCTAGTCATGTGCTTTCACGGAAAGATTACTATGATTGGCTTGCATCAAATATTAAAATTGATGGTATTGTTTCAGTGGAAAGAGACGAAGCATTTGACAATAAAAAAACATATAATAGCGGCGGCATTCGTTTAATATACCCAAGAGTAACAGCTCCAGTTAGCGGTATGAAGGACGGAATTTTATTGGAATTAGGATTCGATACAGTTACGCCCAACAATCCTCTTACAATTAGTTCGTGGGCGTTTGATAAAGCAAACGAAACAAAGGCTGTCGAGATAAAAGATAACAGAGCAATAGACGTTTTGTGTTATAGTCCAAGCTATACATTCGTAGAAAAATTACAAACAATTGTTACAAAATTTCGCAAGGAAGAACAGGGAGGAGAAGAACTCCCTAACTTGATGCGTCAGTATTATGATGTCTTTTCACTCCTTGGAATTGACGAAGTACAAAAATTTATCGGTACTCCAGAATATCTTGAAAACAAAGCAGCTAGATTATCAAATGCAGATTTAAAAGTACCTCTTCACGAAAACGAAGCTTTCAAACTTTCCAACGCTGAATTGCGATCAAAATTTATTCAGAGATATAAATCAACTTCAAAACTCTACTACAACGGTCAACCTGAATTCGAAACTTTACTGACTAGAATCCATGAATTTCTAGATAAATTTTGA
- a CDS encoding alkaline phosphatase family protein: MKKSALNLFFILISICVSGQNSRKVLFIGIDGCRADALTTSATPAIDNLLINSIYSLNGLCAYKTWSGNGWSSMLTGVWHTKHGVTDNTFAGSNYINYPDFISRLETFDSTLRTVTSVHWAPINDVIIQNADSERTYATDLEVKNGAVDALTNDDPDLLFVAFDDVDHAGHTYGFSPLVPQYIQAIEITEGYVAEIITALHNRPNYANEEWLVVLTTDHGGNIAGHGGGTLEERTIFTIYSSPDFVQQELNRTEIAVTDTFNEAHFNTMTYAQPVDQTPFLFGATQDFTIEFWVKADLFTDDPAFISNKDWNSGLNPGFVISAQAGQYWKVNIGDGVDRLDIQGGTLLPGEWHHLAVSFDRDGLMTAYEDGIVVSFDKMQNIGNINSGLPLVINQDGTTTYAFNFNGSYKDIRIWNEALPGNTILNWANIPVTALHPNYSQLLANWRCEDNSGSVLNDESVNNNDCNVTGPITWNANQSNTFSVYDYSTTTREPDNAVTVLTWMCVPIQPSWDLDGTSRVIPCSNVAVGETDNSLEMEISPNPVNDFLTVKFGDLRSEKRNLKIYDSTGRLVYIQDKISERDEMEISALRFNSGIYILKVSSESIVSTLTFVVQ; this comes from the coding sequence ATGAAAAAATCTGCTCTTAATTTGTTTTTTATTCTGATTTCCATTTGTGTTTCAGGACAGAATTCCAGAAAAGTCTTGTTTATTGGAATCGACGGTTGCAGAGCCGATGCATTGACAACATCAGCTACACCGGCAATAGATAATCTTCTGATCAATTCAATCTATAGCCTAAACGGTTTGTGTGCATATAAAACATGGAGTGGAAACGGCTGGAGCAGTATGCTTACAGGAGTGTGGCACACAAAGCATGGAGTTACTGATAATACATTTGCCGGCTCGAACTATATAAATTATCCTGATTTTATTTCGCGACTTGAGACATTTGATTCCACTTTGCGCACGGTGACATCAGTGCACTGGGCTCCAATCAATGATGTAATAATTCAGAATGCTGATAGCGAAAGAACTTATGCTACAGATCTTGAAGTTAAGAATGGAGCAGTGGATGCCCTGACTAACGATGATCCCGATCTTCTCTTTGTTGCTTTTGATGATGTGGATCACGCCGGACACACTTACGGATTTTCGCCGCTTGTTCCCCAGTATATTCAGGCAATAGAAATTACTGAAGGCTATGTTGCAGAAATTATTACTGCTCTTCACAACAGGCCCAATTATGCAAATGAAGAATGGCTGGTAGTTCTGACTACTGATCATGGTGGAAATATCGCAGGACATGGTGGTGGGACTTTGGAAGAGAGAACAATTTTTACAATTTATTCAAGTCCGGATTTTGTTCAGCAGGAATTAAACAGAACTGAAATTGCAGTAACCGACACTTTCAATGAAGCACATTTTAATACAATGACTTATGCTCAGCCCGTTGATCAGACTCCGTTTCTCTTTGGCGCAACACAGGATTTTACAATCGAATTTTGGGTTAAAGCAGATTTATTTACTGACGATCCTGCATTCATCAGTAATAAGGACTGGAATAGTGGATTAAACCCGGGTTTTGTGATCTCTGCACAAGCAGGCCAATATTGGAAAGTGAATATTGGTGATGGTGTCGATAGACTCGATATACAGGGTGGAACATTGTTACCCGGAGAATGGCATCATCTTGCAGTAAGTTTTGATCGTGATGGATTGATGACTGCCTATGAAGATGGAATAGTAGTAAGCTTCGATAAGATGCAAAATATTGGTAACATAAATTCGGGATTGCCACTTGTTATCAATCAGGATGGAACTACAACGTATGCGTTTAATTTCAATGGTAGTTATAAGGATATTCGGATCTGGAATGAAGCTTTGCCGGGCAATACAATTTTAAATTGGGCTAATATTCCTGTAACTGCTTTGCATCCTAATTATAGTCAGTTGCTTGCTAACTGGAGATGCGAAGATAATTCGGGAAGTGTACTTAATGATGAAAGTGTAAATAATAATGATTGCAATGTAACAGGACCGATCACATGGAATGCAAATCAATCAAATACTTTTTCTGTTTATGATTATTCAACAACAACAAGAGAACCGGACAATGCTGTAACTGTGCTGACATGGATGTGTGTACCGATTCAGCCTTCATGGGATTTGGACGGAACGTCACGTGTTATACCTTGCTCTAATGTTGCTGTCGGTGAAACCGATAATTCGTTAGAGATGGAAATTTCCCCAAACCCTGTGAATGATTTTTTAACTGTAAAGTTTGGAGATCTGCGTTCTGAAAAAAGGAATCTGAAAATTTATGACTCTACCGGGAGACTTGTATACATTCAAGATAAAATATCCGAACGTGATGAAATGGAAATTTCTGCACTCAGATTTAATTCCGGAATTTACATATTGAAAGTAAGTAGTGAAAGCATTGTTTCAACTCTAACGTTTGTTGTTCAATAG